The following coding sequences lie in one Arachis ipaensis cultivar K30076 chromosome B05, Araip1.1, whole genome shotgun sequence genomic window:
- the LOC107642850 gene encoding G-box-binding factor 1: MGTGEESTAKPSKPSSTTQEIAPVPSYPDWSSSMQAYYAPGATPPPFYASTVASAAPHPYLWGGQHPLMPPYGTPVPYPAIYPPGSVYAHPSMATTPSAPQTEFVGKVPNGKDRNSAKNLKGTSANNGSKAGENGKAGSGSGNDAVSQSGESGSEGSSDDSDENANHQESATNKKGSFDKMLADGANAQNNAITQSSGKAAVSMAATNLNIGMDLWNASSAGADATKLRNNQPAPGAVNPPTIMGREVALGEQWIQDERELKRQKRKQSNRESARRSRLRKQAECEELQKKVESLGNENRTLREELQRVSEECEKLTAENNSIKEELERLCGPEAVASLE; encoded by the exons ATGGGGACTGGGGAAGAAAGCACAGCTAAACCTTCTAAACCATCGTCTACAACTCAG GAGATTGCACCGGTTCCTTCCTATCCTGATTGGTCAAGCTCTATGCAG GCTTATTATGCCCCTGGAGCCACTCCACCTCCTTTTTACGCCTCAACTGTTGCTTCTGCAGCTCCCCATCCCTATCTGTGGGGAGGCCAG CATCCTCTAATGCCACCATATGGTACTCCTGTTCCATATCCAGCTATATATCCTCCTGGGAGTGTCTATGCTCATCCTAGCATGGCAACG ACTCCGAGTGCCCCACAGACCGAGTTTGTAGGCAAGGTACCCAACGGAAAAGATCGGAATTCTGCTAAAAATTTGAAGGGAACTTCTGCCAATAATGGTTCTAAAGCAGGAGAAAATGGAAAGGCAGGTTCAGGGTCAGGAAATGATGCAGTCTCACAAAG TGGTGAAAGCGGTTCTGAGGGATCATCCGATGACAGTGATGAGAATGCTAACCATCAG GAATCGGCTACAAACAAGAAAGGAAGCTTTGACAAAATGCTTGCTGATG GAGCCAATGCACAGAACAATGCCATAACTCAATCTTCTGGAAAGGCTGCTGTGTCAATGGCTGCAACTAATCTCAATATTGGAATGGACTTGTGGAATGCATCTTCTGCAGGTGCTGATGCTACAAAACTGAGAAACAATCAACCTGCCCCAGGAGCTGTCAACCCTCCTACTATAATGGGACGTGAAGTTGCACTTGGTGAACAGTGGATACAA GACGAACGTGAGCTGAAGAGACAGAAAAGAAAACAGTCTAACAGAGAATCAGCTAGGAGGTCAAGACTACGCAAGCAG GCTGAGTGTGAGGAGTTGCAAAAGAAGGTCGAGTCACTGGGAAACGAGAACCGGACTCTGAGAGAAGAACTTCAGAGAGTATCAGAAGAATGCGAGAAGCTTACAGCTGAAAATAATTCCATCAAG GAAGAGTTGGAAAGGTTATGTGGACCAGAAGCAGTTGCCAGCCTCGAATAA
- the LOC107642851 gene encoding homeobox-leucine zipper protein ATHB-40 isoform X2 — MNQRSMDEQMMLISQLYPAGGGAYTQIIAQQGENKKARRRRNKKKKGGENGGGEGNKKRKLSEEQVNLLEMNFGNEHKLESERKDKLALELGLDPRQVAVWFQNRRARWKNKKLEEEYSNLKRAHETTLLDKCRLETEVLKLNEQLSNAKEEIQRLQDMVPSNSSSSQSQSQSQSMEIMDPPFLGDYVFCVPEAHYINGMEWVDPYENIW, encoded by the exons ATGAATCAAAGATCTATGGATGAACAAATGATGCTTATATCTCAGCTATATCCTGCTGGTGGTGGTGCCTACACTCAGATAATTGCTCAACAAG GGGAGAATAAGAAAGCAAGAAGGAGGCGtaataagaagaagaagggagGAGAAAACGGAGGTGGAGAAGGGAACAAAAAGAGAAAGTTGAGTGAAGAGCAAGTGAATCTTCTTGAGATGAATTTTGGGAATGAACACAAACTGGAGTCGGAACGGAAGGACAAGCTAGCTTTGGAGCTTGGTTTGGATCCGAGGCAAGTTGCCGTTTGGTTTCAGAATAGAAGAGCTCGTTGGAAGAACAAGAAACTGGAGGAAGAATACTCCAATCTCAAGAGAGCACATGAAACCACTTTACTCGACAAATGTCGCCTTGAAACTGAG GTGCTGAAACTTAACGAGCAACTTTCTAATGCAAAAGAGGAGATTCAACGATTGCAAGACATGGTCCCAAGCAACAGTTCTAGTTCGCAATCGCAATCACAATCACAGTCAATGGAAATTATGGACCCGCCATTTCTTGGAGACTATGTCTTTTGTGTACCTGAAGCTCATTACATTAATGGCATGGAATGGGTTGATCCGTACGAAAATATTtggtaa
- the LOC107642851 gene encoding homeobox-leucine zipper protein ATHB-40 isoform X1: MNQRSMDEQMMLISQLYPAGGGAYTQIIAQQDIYFVGENKKARRRRNKKKKGGENGGGEGNKKRKLSEEQVNLLEMNFGNEHKLESERKDKLALELGLDPRQVAVWFQNRRARWKNKKLEEEYSNLKRAHETTLLDKCRLETEVLKLNEQLSNAKEEIQRLQDMVPSNSSSSQSQSQSQSMEIMDPPFLGDYVFCVPEAHYINGMEWVDPYENIW; the protein is encoded by the exons ATGAATCAAAGATCTATGGATGAACAAATGATGCTTATATCTCAGCTATATCCTGCTGGTGGTGGTGCCTACACTCAGATAATTGCTCAACAAG ATATATATTTTGTAGGGGAGAATAAGAAAGCAAGAAGGAGGCGtaataagaagaagaagggagGAGAAAACGGAGGTGGAGAAGGGAACAAAAAGAGAAAGTTGAGTGAAGAGCAAGTGAATCTTCTTGAGATGAATTTTGGGAATGAACACAAACTGGAGTCGGAACGGAAGGACAAGCTAGCTTTGGAGCTTGGTTTGGATCCGAGGCAAGTTGCCGTTTGGTTTCAGAATAGAAGAGCTCGTTGGAAGAACAAGAAACTGGAGGAAGAATACTCCAATCTCAAGAGAGCACATGAAACCACTTTACTCGACAAATGTCGCCTTGAAACTGAG GTGCTGAAACTTAACGAGCAACTTTCTAATGCAAAAGAGGAGATTCAACGATTGCAAGACATGGTCCCAAGCAACAGTTCTAGTTCGCAATCGCAATCACAATCACAGTCAATGGAAATTATGGACCCGCCATTTCTTGGAGACTATGTCTTTTGTGTACCTGAAGCTCATTACATTAATGGCATGGAATGGGTTGATCCGTACGAAAATATTtggtaa